From one Paeniglutamicibacter psychrophenolicus genomic stretch:
- a CDS encoding tyrosine-type recombinase/integrase, with translation MTSFAPLLQSFFTDRLMTQRQASPNTIASYRDTFKLLLGHVQEQTGKTPSAMAIGDLDAGTITGFLTHLETVRGNSVRTRNARLAAIHSLFAYAALRHPEQAAVIQRVLAIPTARIQRNIVSWLDRDEADALLAACNQGTRTGRRDHALFSLAIQTGLRVSELIGLNIADIHTGTGPHVHCLGKGRKERRTPLLPAVLEILGSWIAERGGTAEDPLFTTTTGRRLSRDAIEQRLRVTVATAAASRPSLNGKRVTAHTMRHTAAMRLLQSGVDTTVIALWLGHEQISTTNIYIHADMTLKENAIAKVAPSAVAAQGRYQPTDAVIAFLEAL, from the coding sequence ATGACCAGTTTCGCCCCTTTGCTGCAGTCTTTCTTCACCGATCGGTTGATGACCCAGCGCCAGGCCAGTCCGAACACGATCGCCTCCTACCGGGACACCTTCAAGCTGCTGCTTGGCCACGTTCAGGAGCAGACGGGCAAGACGCCCTCGGCCATGGCGATCGGTGACCTGGATGCGGGCACCATCACCGGGTTCCTCACCCATTTGGAGACGGTCCGGGGAAACAGCGTGCGGACCCGCAACGCACGCCTGGCGGCCATCCATTCGCTGTTCGCCTACGCCGCACTGCGCCACCCCGAGCAGGCGGCGGTGATCCAGCGGGTCCTGGCAATTCCGACCGCACGAATCCAACGCAACATCGTCTCCTGGCTCGACCGGGACGAGGCCGATGCGTTGCTGGCCGCCTGCAACCAAGGCACCAGGACCGGCCGACGTGATCATGCACTCTTCAGCCTGGCGATCCAGACGGGGCTACGCGTCAGCGAACTGATCGGCCTGAACATCGCGGACATCCACACCGGAACCGGGCCGCACGTCCATTGCCTGGGCAAGGGCCGCAAGGAACGACGGACACCATTGCTCCCGGCGGTCCTGGAGATCCTGGGCAGCTGGATCGCGGAACGCGGCGGCACCGCCGAGGACCCGCTGTTCACGACCACGACCGGGCGCCGACTCAGCCGGGACGCGATCGAACAGCGCCTGCGCGTCACGGTGGCCACCGCTGCGGCATCACGCCCGTCATTGAACGGCAAGCGGGTCACCGCCCACACGATGCGTCACACGGCTGCGATGAGACTGCTCCAATCCGGGGTCGACACCACGGTCATCGCGCTCTGGCTAGGCCACGAGCAAATTTCCACGACGAATATTTACATCCATGCAGACATGACCCTCAAGGAGAACGCCATCGCGAAGGTCGCCCCGTCCGCGGTCGCCGCCCAGGGCCGCTACCAGCCCACGGACGCCGTCATTGCGTTCCTCGAGGCGCTCTGA
- a CDS encoding Chromate resistance protein ChrB, translating to MTWLVLIVRLTGASSRHRVAVWRELRRIGAAPVSQGVWTVPDTPHFQGSLTKVQELAAKGAGDVIVLSTASTGAPGQEAVATAFRTLRLEEWKEFSADCGKFEVEIAKEIRIEKFTLAELEEEEQSLERLRRWHRDLKSRDVLELAEATAAEEHLKNCVARLEEYADMVYARLHNDGAPVEPGSADSGRG from the coding sequence ATGACATGGTTGGTATTGATCGTTCGCTTGACCGGGGCCTCGTCGCGGCACCGCGTCGCCGTGTGGCGGGAACTGCGCCGCATCGGCGCAGCCCCCGTCTCCCAGGGGGTGTGGACAGTGCCCGATACCCCACATTTCCAAGGCTCCCTCACCAAGGTCCAGGAGCTGGCAGCCAAGGGCGCCGGCGATGTCATCGTGCTCTCCACGGCCTCCACCGGCGCGCCCGGCCAGGAAGCCGTGGCCACCGCCTTCCGAACCCTGCGGCTCGAGGAATGGAAGGAATTCTCCGCCGATTGCGGGAAGTTCGAGGTCGAGATCGCCAAGGAGATCCGCATCGAAAAGTTCACGCTCGCCGAGCTGGAGGAGGAAGAACAGAGCCTGGAACGGCTGCGCCGGTGGCACCGCGACCTGAAGAGCCGCGACGTGCTGGAACTGGCCGAGGCCACCGCGGCCGAGGAACACCTGAAGAACTGCGTCGCACGCCTCGAGGAGTATGCCGACATGGTCTATGCCCGGCTGCACAACGACGGCGCCCCGGTTGAACCAGGATCCGCAGATTCCGGGCGGGGCTGA
- a CDS encoding tyrosine-type recombinase/integrase, which produces MNGWEEHVADYLRLRRQLGAHLAEDERLLGRYTTHLAASGSPSITTANAVSWAQASFSGTGNPVARAARRLRAVRGFATYMHAVDPAHEIPPQGIFAHPVHRTAPYIYTSAETSALIKAAGHLGHGIRARTYPTLFGLLAATGLRVGEALGLDRGDVDLEAGILTVSSGKSRHQRLVPLHGSTTAALGRYSSWRDGHEQQRYAGSASFFINRDGDRLPYHNVLMAFRQAAGAAGIQTHRLHPRMHDLRHAFAVNALLGWYREGADVAAMMPALSTYLGHSDPANTYWYLSAVPELLAHASARLAAGAATPEGQERP; this is translated from the coding sequence ATGAACGGGTGGGAGGAACACGTGGCCGACTACCTGCGGCTCCGTCGCCAACTCGGTGCCCACCTGGCAGAGGACGAACGGCTGTTGGGCCGGTACACGACCCACCTGGCCGCCAGCGGCAGCCCGAGCATCACCACCGCCAATGCCGTCTCGTGGGCGCAGGCCTCCTTCAGCGGAACGGGCAACCCCGTGGCCCGTGCGGCCAGGCGGCTCAGGGCCGTGCGGGGCTTTGCCACCTATATGCACGCGGTGGACCCCGCCCACGAGATCCCGCCCCAGGGGATCTTCGCCCACCCCGTCCACCGGACGGCACCGTACATTTACACCAGCGCCGAGACCTCCGCGCTGATCAAGGCCGCGGGGCATCTCGGCCACGGGATCCGGGCACGGACCTATCCCACGTTGTTTGGGCTGCTGGCTGCCACCGGGCTCAGGGTCGGTGAAGCGCTGGGCCTGGACCGTGGAGATGTCGACCTTGAAGCCGGGATATTAACGGTTAGCAGCGGCAAATCCCGCCACCAGCGACTGGTGCCGCTGCATGGGAGCACCACCGCGGCATTGGGCCGGTACTCGTCGTGGCGTGATGGGCATGAGCAGCAGAGATACGCCGGCAGTGCATCGTTTTTCATCAACCGTGACGGCGACCGGCTTCCCTATCACAACGTCCTGATGGCGTTCCGGCAGGCAGCCGGCGCAGCCGGGATACAAACCCATCGGCTGCATCCCCGGATGCATGACCTGAGACATGCCTTCGCGGTAAATGCCCTGCTGGGTTGGTACCGCGAGGGGGCCGACGTCGCGGCCATGATGCCCGCGCTCTCAACGTATTTGGGGCACAGCGACCCGGCCAACACCTATTGGTACCTCAGCGCGGTCCCCGAACTGTTGGCCCATGCCTCGGCCCGGTTGGCCGCCGGCGCCGCCACCCCGGAAGGGCAGGAAAGGCCATGA
- a CDS encoding dipeptide ABC transporter ATP-binding protein, with protein MSTPNPVLRVENLHVSFGATEVVAGVSFTVNPGETLALVGESGSGKSVTARSLIGLAGAGSRVRAGALQVAGTDARSLSQRAWRTLRGRTAGFILQDALTSLDPLRTIGKEIDDALRLHSSGSGSERAARVIELLESVGLDDPVRRAGQRSGELSGGMRQRALIASAIALDPVLLIADEPTTALDATIAAQVMDLLGGLGAAGSGMLLISHDLAAVATLADSIAVMQGGRIVESGPAARILGDPQHPYTRALLAAVPAGKPRFAPLSPASTATSAPLHGTPPAVQGPSGSRPVLRAESLSKSFKVPGSPDFAAVKDVGFELHAGRTLGVVGESGSGKTTTARMALGLLAPDTGSVELFGEPWSQVPEAARRTRRTALGAIYQDPLSSFDPRLSAGSLLADAVSFGSTRNPRKHAARISELLALVGLKDELAGRNPATLSGGQRQRLAIARALAPNPRVLICDEPVSALDVSIQAQVLDLLDDLQFRLGLSYLFISHDLSVIRHMSDEVLVMQGGKVVESGATESVFTAPVHPYTRTLLAASPGLVPGR; from the coding sequence ATGAGCACGCCTAACCCCGTGTTGCGGGTGGAAAACCTGCACGTCTCCTTCGGGGCCACAGAGGTGGTCGCCGGGGTGTCATTCACGGTGAACCCGGGCGAAACCCTGGCACTGGTGGGCGAATCGGGGTCCGGCAAGTCGGTGACGGCCCGCTCACTGATCGGGCTGGCCGGCGCCGGCTCCCGGGTGCGTGCCGGGGCGCTTCAGGTCGCCGGCACCGACGCCCGCTCCCTGTCCCAGCGCGCCTGGCGCACGCTGCGCGGCAGGACGGCCGGCTTCATCCTGCAGGACGCGCTGACCTCCCTGGACCCGCTGCGCACGATCGGCAAGGAGATCGACGATGCCCTGCGCCTGCATTCGTCCGGCTCCGGGTCCGAGCGTGCGGCCCGGGTCATCGAGCTGCTGGAATCGGTGGGCCTGGATGATCCGGTGCGCCGTGCCGGCCAGCGCTCGGGCGAGCTGTCCGGAGGCATGCGCCAGCGCGCGCTGATTGCCTCGGCCATCGCGCTGGACCCGGTGCTGCTCATTGCCGACGAGCCGACCACGGCGCTGGATGCGACGATTGCCGCGCAGGTCATGGACCTGCTGGGCGGGCTGGGTGCCGCAGGATCGGGCATGCTGTTGATCAGCCACGACCTGGCCGCGGTGGCCACTCTCGCCGATTCGATCGCGGTGATGCAGGGCGGGCGGATTGTCGAATCCGGGCCCGCGGCACGGATCCTGGGCGACCCGCAGCACCCATACACGCGGGCGCTGCTGGCCGCGGTTCCCGCCGGCAAGCCCCGCTTCGCACCGCTCTCCCCCGCCTCCACGGCAACTTCCGCCCCGTTGCATGGCACACCGCCGGCGGTCCAAGGGCCGTCCGGAAGCCGACCGGTGTTGCGCGCCGAATCGCTGTCCAAGAGCTTCAAGGTCCCCGGCTCCCCCGACTTCGCGGCCGTGAAGGACGTGGGCTTCGAGCTGCATGCCGGCCGGACCCTGGGCGTGGTGGGTGAATCGGGGTCGGGCAAGACCACCACGGCGCGCATGGCCCTGGGGCTGCTGGCCCCGGATACCGGCAGCGTGGAGCTCTTTGGCGAGCCCTGGAGCCAGGTGCCCGAGGCCGCCCGGCGCACCCGGCGCACCGCGCTCGGTGCCATCTACCAGGACCCGCTGTCCTCCTTCGACCCGCGCCTTTCCGCCGGGTCCCTGCTGGCCGACGCGGTCAGCTTCGGGTCCACCCGCAACCCGCGCAAGCACGCAGCGAGGATCTCCGAGCTGCTCGCGCTGGTGGGCCTGAAGGATGAACTGGCAGGCCGGAACCCGGCAACGCTCTCGGGCGGGCAACGCCAGCGCCTGGCCATTGCCCGGGCCCTGGCCCCGAACCCGCGGGTGCTGATCTGCGACGAGCCGGTCTCCGCGCTGGATGTCTCCATCCAGGCGCAGGTGCTGGACTTGCTCGATGACCTCCAGTTTCGGCTCGGCCTGTCCTACCTGTTCATCTCCCACGACCTGTCGGTGATCCGGCACATGAGCGACGAGGTGCTGGTGATGCAGGGCGGGAAGGTCGTGGAATCCGGGGCCACCGAATCGGTGTTCACCGCTCCGGTGCACCCCTACACGCGCACGCTGCTCGCCGCCTCCCCGGGCCTGGTTCCGGGACGCTGA
- a CDS encoding DUF1232 domain-containing protein has product MPWLEPLLAILGGLLLAYAVALALLWLYARKNPGTVDLGEALRLLPELLRFLGRLVSDRELPLRPRLALLFLLVYLASPIDLVPDFIPVIGYADDVLVVALVLRLVVRTSGRQPLERNWTGSATGLLVVEKLAGLAPEAPLPVPVHREKRP; this is encoded by the coding sequence ATGCCCTGGCTTGAGCCCCTGCTGGCCATCCTCGGCGGCCTGCTGCTGGCCTATGCGGTGGCACTGGCGCTCTTGTGGCTTTACGCGCGCAAGAACCCCGGCACCGTCGACCTGGGCGAAGCCCTGCGGCTGCTGCCCGAGCTGCTTCGCTTCCTGGGCCGGCTCGTGTCGGACAGGGAATTGCCGCTGCGTCCCCGCCTGGCCCTGCTGTTCCTGCTCGTCTACCTCGCGTCCCCGATCGACCTGGTGCCGGACTTCATCCCGGTGATCGGCTACGCCGACGACGTTCTGGTCGTGGCCCTGGTGCTGCGCCTGGTGGTTCGCACCTCCGGCAGGCAGCCACTTGAAAGGAACTGGACAGGTTCCGCGACCGGCCTGCTCGTGGTCGAAAAACTCGCGGGATTGGCCCCGGAAGCCCCCCTGCCGGTGCCCGTGCACCGGGAGAAGCGCCCGTGA
- a CDS encoding benzoate/H(+) symporter BenE family transporter — MPKNQQGGAATRGRNVRRPGLRGDVSISAICAGFIAVAVSYAGPMLVIIQAAERAGLDTAQTTSWVWAVSVGSGIVGLVLSFFTRQPVVVAWSVPGSALLLAVLGDYEFSDAVGAYLVAGLLGLVLSLGGLFGKLLAVVPRPILAAVLAGVLLPFVLNVTHAVLASPLVAGGLVVAYFAGRRLFPKYAVPGALVVGVLLSVAAGQARAPELSLALTSPLFTVPTFSIQAIMGISIPLLIVTMAGQNGPGLVMMRTSGYEPNDRLLLTGTCVASVLFAPFGSHAINLAAITAGICCGREAHEDPAKRYVAGVAGGLFFIGFGLFSATILDLFAAVPGELITAMAGVALLGALHGSMLDMLDAGPHGPAAIEAAVVTLIVTASGIAPFGIVAPFWGVLAGAGVYLVLTALRNPRGRKSSVGQVRERQVPVPEPLG, encoded by the coding sequence GTGCCCAAGAACCAACAAGGCGGAGCCGCGACCCGCGGCCGAAACGTCCGCCGCCCGGGGCTCCGGGGGGATGTCTCGATCAGTGCGATCTGCGCCGGATTCATCGCCGTGGCGGTTTCCTATGCCGGTCCGATGCTGGTCATCATCCAGGCCGCCGAGCGGGCGGGCCTCGATACGGCGCAGACCACGTCCTGGGTCTGGGCGGTGTCGGTGGGCAGCGGCATCGTGGGCCTGGTGCTGAGCTTTTTCACTCGCCAGCCCGTCGTGGTGGCCTGGTCGGTTCCGGGCTCGGCGCTGTTGCTGGCGGTGCTGGGGGACTACGAATTCTCCGATGCCGTCGGGGCCTACCTGGTGGCCGGGTTGCTGGGCCTGGTGCTCAGTTTGGGCGGGCTGTTCGGCAAATTGTTGGCCGTGGTTCCGCGGCCGATCCTTGCCGCGGTCCTGGCCGGGGTGCTGCTGCCGTTCGTCCTGAACGTCACCCATGCGGTGCTTGCCTCTCCGCTGGTTGCCGGTGGATTGGTGGTGGCATATTTTGCCGGGCGGCGCCTGTTCCCGAAGTACGCGGTGCCCGGCGCCCTGGTTGTTGGCGTGTTGCTGTCGGTGGCGGCCGGCCAAGCGCGGGCCCCGGAGTTGTCGCTGGCGCTGACCAGTCCGCTGTTCACCGTGCCCACCTTTTCCATACAGGCCATCATGGGCATTTCCATCCCGTTGCTGATCGTGACCATGGCCGGACAGAACGGCCCGGGGCTGGTGATGATGCGCACCAGCGGCTACGAGCCCAACGACCGGCTGCTGCTGACCGGCACCTGCGTGGCCAGCGTGCTGTTTGCGCCGTTCGGGTCCCACGCCATCAACCTCGCGGCCATCACCGCGGGAATCTGCTGCGGGCGCGAGGCCCACGAGGACCCGGCCAAGCGCTATGTCGCAGGGGTTGCCGGCGGCCTGTTCTTCATTGGCTTCGGGTTGTTCAGCGCCACGATCCTTGACCTCTTTGCCGCGGTGCCGGGCGAGCTGATCACCGCCATGGCCGGGGTGGCGCTGCTGGGCGCCCTGCACGGTTCGATGCTGGACATGCTCGATGCGGGGCCGCACGGACCGGCGGCCATCGAGGCCGCCGTCGTCACCCTGATCGTCACGGCCTCGGGCATCGCCCCGTTCGGCATCGTGGCACCGTTCTGGGGAGTGTTGGCAGGTGCCGGCGTGTACCTGGTGCTGACGGCCCTGCGGAATCCGCGCGGCCGGAAAAGTTCGGTGGGACAAGTTCGGGAGCGGCAGGTTCCGGTCCCCGAGCCTCTGGGATGA
- a CDS encoding tyrosine-type recombinase/integrase translates to MELVGTSSREHSAAPLETYIEGFETELIRLGFTPFSTRGQLSLMRHLSRWLQSRGLAVEELTVEVIEVFLRERRASHAALFTFRALKPLLKWLATSGRIAVEAASPRQIQDPPVLIRFEEYLRGERRLKEISVQAQVSRVRRFLNGYTPPGGLRTLSAADVVRALLDEGEGRKPVSVKKFGYVLRSFLRFCFLVGELDRDLTGATLVVRLPQPSLLPIGVSPGQIQTLLDACDRNTSVGKRDYAMVLLLARLGLRAGEVAGLHLEDIDWHHGEFMVRGKGSKDERLPLPDEVGAAIADYLLHARPAAPDLREAFSTVKAPWRGLSSPAVWAIVVRACKRAGMQPFGAHRLRHSLGEAMVRAEVPLAAIGQVLRHDDPVTTANYARVDVTRLRTLAQPWAAEGSPS, encoded by the coding sequence ATGGAGCTTGTTGGCACATCGAGCCGGGAGCATTCCGCTGCCCCGTTGGAAACGTACATCGAGGGATTCGAGACCGAGCTGATCCGGCTGGGATTCACCCCCTTCTCGACGCGGGGCCAGCTGAGCCTCATGAGGCATCTGAGCCGCTGGCTCCAATCCAGGGGCCTGGCGGTGGAAGAGCTGACGGTGGAAGTCATCGAGGTGTTCCTCCGTGAGCGGCGGGCATCACATGCTGCGCTCTTCACGTTCCGGGCCCTGAAACCGCTGCTGAAGTGGCTGGCCACCTCAGGGAGAATCGCCGTGGAGGCGGCTTCGCCGCGGCAGATCCAGGATCCGCCCGTGCTGATCCGGTTCGAGGAATACCTGCGTGGTGAGCGGCGGCTGAAGGAGATCTCCGTCCAGGCGCAGGTGTCCCGGGTACGTCGATTCCTCAACGGCTACACCCCGCCGGGAGGCCTCCGCACCCTGAGCGCGGCCGATGTCGTTCGGGCGTTGCTGGACGAGGGCGAGGGCAGGAAGCCCGTTTCGGTGAAGAAGTTCGGCTATGTGTTGCGTTCGTTTCTGCGGTTCTGCTTCCTGGTCGGAGAGCTGGATCGCGACCTGACCGGCGCGACCCTTGTGGTGCGGTTGCCACAGCCCTCGCTGCTGCCGATTGGCGTGAGCCCGGGCCAGATCCAGACCCTGCTGGATGCCTGCGACCGGAACACCTCGGTGGGAAAACGCGACTATGCGATGGTCCTCCTGCTCGCCCGATTGGGGTTGCGCGCCGGTGAAGTCGCGGGGCTGCACCTGGAGGACATCGACTGGCACCACGGCGAATTCATGGTCCGAGGCAAGGGGTCCAAGGACGAACGGCTGCCCCTGCCCGACGAGGTCGGCGCGGCAATCGCTGATTACCTGCTCCATGCCCGCCCGGCTGCACCGGATCTGCGCGAAGCGTTCAGCACGGTCAAGGCACCGTGGCGCGGGCTCAGCTCCCCGGCCGTCTGGGCAATCGTCGTGCGCGCCTGCAAGCGTGCCGGCATGCAGCCCTTCGGCGCGCACCGGCTGCGCCATTCCCTGGGTGAGGCCATGGTCAGAGCCGAGGTGCCACTGGCCGCGATCGGGCAGGTGCTGCGCCATGACGACCCGGTCACCACCGCAAATTATGCCCGCGTCGACGTGACCCGGCTGCGCACCTTGGCCCAGCCATGGGCCGCCGAGGGGAGCCCGTCATGA
- a CDS encoding DUF2127 domain-containing protein → MRNLDWWGRLFWVGVIGKGLDGLAEVIGGLLLLFASPGTLNHLVLLLTREELSEDPTDFIATHLLHVASGLTDQGITFAAVYLLIHGAVKIALVTALLRKQFWAYPWMIAMLLAFIAYQGYELVVAPTGGLWALTIFDAAVTVLTWHEYRRHKRRHDLASDPAHHVGSG, encoded by the coding sequence GTGAGAAATCTTGATTGGTGGGGACGCCTGTTTTGGGTCGGCGTCATCGGCAAGGGCCTCGACGGCCTGGCGGAAGTCATCGGCGGCCTGCTGCTGCTTTTCGCCAGCCCCGGGACGCTTAACCACCTGGTGCTGCTGCTGACCCGCGAGGAGCTCTCCGAGGATCCCACGGACTTCATCGCCACGCACCTGCTCCACGTGGCCAGCGGGCTGACCGACCAGGGGATCACGTTCGCCGCCGTCTACCTGCTGATCCACGGCGCGGTGAAGATCGCGCTTGTCACCGCCCTGCTGCGCAAGCAGTTCTGGGCCTACCCCTGGATGATTGCCATGCTGCTGGCCTTCATCGCCTACCAGGGCTACGAACTTGTCGTGGCACCCACCGGCGGACTGTGGGCACTGACCATCTTCGACGCCGCGGTCACGGTGCTGACCTGGCACGAATACCGCCGCCACAAGCGTCGGCACGACCTGGCTTCCGACCCGGCGCACCACGTGGGATCCGGCTAA
- a CDS encoding phosphoribosyltransferase, with protein MPHPLNELLKMFPSEIFRTPATYVGQVRNARPKVLDPRYFHFEDDLNGKHILVLEDSWVTGKSSVAVAAKARLSGAAKVSILSIGRYFNTEWPVNRLWLEKGVAKTPYDPFFCPVTRGKCPPPT; from the coding sequence ATGCCGCATCCGCTCAACGAACTGCTAAAGATGTTCCCGAGTGAAATCTTCAGAACCCCCGCCACCTATGTGGGCCAAGTCCGTAACGCAAGGCCAAAAGTCCTCGATCCCCGCTACTTTCACTTCGAAGACGACTTAAATGGAAAACATATTCTGGTGCTGGAAGATTCTTGGGTAACCGGCAAGAGCTCCGTCGCGGTGGCAGCCAAAGCAAGACTAAGCGGCGCAGCGAAGGTGAGCATCCTCAGCATTGGACGCTATTTCAACACAGAGTGGCCGGTGAACCGCCTCTGGCTGGAAAAAGGTGTTGCCAAGACTCCCTACGATCCGTTTTTCTGCCCGGTAACCCGCGGCAAGTGCCCTCCGCCGACATAG
- a CDS encoding DNA-processing protein DprA: MTPEELATERAALVALLHPPRTFKWASHRTQIIEDGVLPSSLLVKALHGEADQAELLITHSRRRIQAWEGQGHTLITYLDAEYPAQFHEVHDFPPFIFAAGRLPEAGVPEIAVSIVGSRAASPDGKRDAYNLGKTLAVRGVTVVSGLAEGIDHAAQTGALSVGGRTVGIIGTGIDISYPRSSSQLQARLASGEGLVVSQFWPGSEPQQRNFPMRNSVMSAYSRVTVIVEADEKSGTRHQASTAVKHGRPLVLAPAVATETSWGRKLTATGSLNDVHIARSSDQAAELAIELASPREVCSQLRLPIEAFA; this comes from the coding sequence ATGACGCCCGAAGAACTTGCCACGGAACGTGCCGCATTGGTGGCGCTGCTGCACCCCCCTCGGACTTTCAAGTGGGCCTCACATCGGACGCAAATAATCGAGGATGGGGTGCTTCCGTCGTCGTTGCTCGTGAAGGCACTCCACGGAGAAGCAGACCAAGCAGAATTGCTCATTACCCACAGTCGCCGGAGGATCCAAGCGTGGGAGGGTCAAGGCCACACTTTGATCACCTACCTTGATGCGGAGTACCCCGCTCAATTCCATGAGGTCCATGACTTCCCCCCGTTCATATTTGCGGCCGGGCGCCTTCCTGAAGCAGGGGTCCCGGAAATCGCAGTGAGCATTGTTGGCTCGCGCGCGGCTTCGCCCGATGGCAAGCGAGATGCTTACAACCTCGGCAAGACACTAGCTGTTCGTGGCGTTACGGTTGTCTCGGGTCTGGCCGAAGGTATCGATCACGCGGCTCAAACCGGTGCGCTAAGCGTCGGAGGCCGTACCGTTGGCATAATCGGCACAGGCATCGACATTAGTTACCCTCGATCATCCAGCCAGCTTCAAGCTCGTCTGGCCAGCGGTGAGGGGCTTGTTGTATCCCAATTCTGGCCAGGTTCGGAACCCCAACAACGTAACTTTCCGATGCGAAATTCCGTAATGTCGGCCTATTCCAGAGTTACTGTCATAGTCGAAGCCGATGAAAAGTCCGGTACCAGGCATCAAGCCTCGACGGCAGTCAAGCATGGGCGTCCCTTGGTACTGGCACCAGCGGTCGCGACGGAAACTTCCTGGGGCCGAAAATTGACGGCCACCGGTTCACTTAATGATGTTCATATTGCGCGTTCCTCGGACCAAGCTGCCGAACTTGCGATCGAACTTGCGTCTCCACGAGAAGTCTGCAGCCAGCTTCGGCTGCCGATTGAGGCTTTCGCCTAG
- a CDS encoding cation diffusion facilitator family transporter: MSAASGHAPGNPGHDHGPAGHHDHPHDHEHNHDGHNHDGHGHKHRSGFTGWLFELFVPHTHDAADSIDDALESNVQGIRALKISLAILLATTVLQFIVVGFSGSVALLADTIHNLSDALTAVPLWIAFILGRRAANRRYTFGYGRAEDLAGLFIVVVVALSAVLAAWQSIDRLLHPQPLEHLGWVLAAGVVGFIGNEAVAMYRIKIGRRIGSAALVADGVHARTDGFTSLAVVLGAGGAMLGFPLADPIVGLLISAAIFILLIGTICSIGRRLMDGIEPDLLAKAEEAFASVPGILETPRIQLRWVGHRLHCTAVAVVRDAALSEVEATLAEARAAVARALPKLDDLLIQTGTLRIDAVEGSSQCHQKISRTG; encoded by the coding sequence GTGAGCGCGGCGAGCGGCCACGCGCCGGGGAACCCCGGCCACGATCACGGGCCGGCAGGGCACCACGACCACCCGCATGACCACGAGCACAACCATGACGGCCACAACCATGACGGCCACGGCCACAAGCATCGCTCCGGATTCACCGGATGGCTGTTCGAGCTCTTCGTCCCGCACACCCACGACGCAGCCGATTCCATCGACGACGCCCTGGAATCCAACGTCCAGGGGATCCGTGCGCTGAAAATCAGCCTGGCCATCCTGCTGGCAACCACCGTTCTGCAATTCATCGTGGTGGGTTTCAGCGGATCGGTGGCCCTGCTGGCCGACACCATCCACAACCTCTCCGACGCGCTCACCGCCGTGCCCCTGTGGATCGCCTTCATCCTCGGGCGCCGGGCCGCAAACCGGCGCTACACCTTTGGCTATGGGCGGGCCGAGGACCTGGCGGGGCTGTTCATCGTGGTTGTGGTGGCCCTGTCCGCGGTCCTCGCGGCCTGGCAGTCGATCGACCGGCTGCTCCATCCGCAACCACTGGAACACCTGGGCTGGGTGCTGGCCGCCGGCGTCGTGGGATTCATCGGCAACGAGGCCGTGGCCATGTACCGGATCAAGATCGGGCGCAGGATCGGCTCCGCCGCGCTGGTTGCCGACGGAGTGCACGCCCGCACCGACGGGTTCACCTCCCTGGCCGTCGTGCTGGGCGCCGGCGGTGCGATGCTGGGCTTCCCGCTGGCCGACCCCATCGTGGGCCTGCTCATTTCCGCGGCCATCTTCATCCTGCTGATCGGCACCATCTGCAGCATTGGGCGCAGGCTCATGGACGGCATCGAGCCCGACCTGCTGGCCAAGGCCGAGGAAGCGTTCGCCTCGGTTCCAGGGATCTTGGAAACGCCGCGGATCCAGTTGCGCTGGGTCGGCCACCGGCTGCACTGCACGGCCGTGGCCGTGGTCCGGGACGCGGCCCTCTCCGAGGTCGAGGCCACGCTGGCGGAGGCCAGGGCGGCCGTTGCCCGGGCGCTGCCCAAGCTCGATGACCTGCTGATTCAGACCGGGACACTGCGGATCGATGCGGTAGAAGGAAGTTCACAGTGTCATCAGAAAATCAGTCGAACGGGCTGA
- a CDS encoding ArsR/SmtB family transcription factor, protein MNADNKSCSLDTDSQYVELAVEVFSMLADATRVRIILALRSGEMAVGALAELLGKSPASVSQHLAKMRLARMVSTRQEGTKVLYRLENEHARQLVVDAIHQAEHALGGTPAHHSRGQQ, encoded by the coding sequence ATGAATGCAGATAACAAGTCTTGTTCGTTGGACACCGACAGCCAGTACGTCGAACTGGCAGTTGAAGTGTTCAGCATGCTCGCGGACGCGACCCGGGTGCGGATCATCCTGGCCCTGAGGTCCGGGGAGATGGCGGTCGGCGCGCTGGCCGAGTTGCTGGGCAAGTCCCCGGCCTCGGTTTCCCAGCACCTGGCCAAGATGCGCCTGGCCCGAATGGTCTCGACCAGGCAGGAAGGGACCAAGGTGCTCTACCGCCTTGAAAATGAGCATGCGCGCCAGCTGGTCGTTGACGCCATCCACCAGGCCGAACACGCCTTGGGGGGTACCCCCGCCCACCATTCCCGAGGGCAACAGTGA